A genomic stretch from Barnesiella intestinihominis YIT 11860 includes:
- a CDS encoding DUF1573 domain-containing protein: MKQLILGLILIFSITVSVAQPQIVFDNKNHDFGTFEEETGPVTHDFQFVNSGNEPLVLQNVRSTCGCTVPKYTREPIAPGDSGSIKVTYNPKGRPGKFSKPIYITTNASGDRETLHIKGVVIGSKSRRATNPYKIGTLSLRSLHIPLFDTPKGHVKEGHLFVRNEGKTELVPTFKNVPSHISVEMIPAVLHPDEEGLIKIYYDPDVVDDWGFRRDEFDLGLDNGSSNDFNTVTVSANLLDDFSILSPEQRQNAGHIELSSNVIDFGIIKGNTAKKQTLKITNTGKSRLTIHKVANENRSLNIKLKRNTLNPGKTTELVIEADPSMARNNLLNSRLMVITDDPERPSVPIRVLGSFE, encoded by the coding sequence ATGAAACAATTGATTTTAGGATTGATTCTCATTTTTTCCATAACCGTATCGGTAGCCCAACCGCAAATTGTATTCGATAATAAAAATCACGATTTCGGTACATTCGAAGAAGAAACAGGTCCGGTCACTCACGATTTTCAATTCGTCAATAGCGGGAACGAACCCTTAGTTTTGCAAAACGTGCGTTCCACATGTGGCTGCACCGTTCCCAAATACACCCGGGAACCCATTGCCCCCGGAGACTCCGGGAGCATTAAAGTGACCTACAACCCCAAAGGACGCCCCGGTAAGTTTTCAAAACCCATCTATATAACGACCAACGCTTCGGGCGATAGAGAGACGCTCCATATCAAAGGAGTCGTCATCGGATCAAAATCCCGTAGAGCGACCAATCCCTATAAAATAGGAACCCTATCGTTACGCAGTCTGCACATACCGCTGTTCGACACCCCGAAAGGACACGTAAAAGAGGGACATCTATTCGTCCGCAACGAAGGAAAAACAGAACTGGTTCCTACTTTTAAAAATGTCCCTTCTCACATCTCGGTCGAGATGATACCCGCAGTTTTGCACCCCGATGAGGAAGGTCTTATAAAAATTTATTACGATCCCGATGTTGTCGACGACTGGGGGTTCCGACGCGACGAGTTTGATTTGGGACTCGACAACGGCTCCTCGAACGACTTCAATACGGTCACGGTATCGGCGAACTTGCTGGACGATTTTAGCATCCTCTCGCCAGAACAGCGTCAAAACGCCGGACACATCGAGCTATCGAGCAATGTCATAGACTTTGGTATCATCAAAGGGAACACTGCTAAAAAACAGACTTTGAAAATAACGAATACCGGAAAAAGTCGGTTGACGATACACAAAGTGGCGAATGAAAATCGCTCTCTGAACATAAAACTGAAACGAAATACGCTCAACCCCGGCAAAACGACCGAGTTGGTTATCGAAGCAGACCCGTCTATGGCTCGTAACAATTTATTGAACAGCCGATTGATGGTTATTACCGATGACCCCGAAAGACCATCGGTTCCCATACGGGTATTAGGTTCTTTTGAATAA
- the meaB gene encoding methylmalonyl Co-A mutase-associated GTPase MeaB, producing the protein MDHPENDAQYAGLAVNKGIEQPPIVNPYLKKMRTAKRRSFTASEYVEGIVKGDTSILSQAVTLVESNLYEHQTLAQEVIEKCLPHACDSVRVGITGVPGAGKSTSIDTFGLHVLKRGGKLAVLAIDPSSERSKGSILGDKTRMEKLSVHPNAFIRPSPSAGSLGGVARKTRETIVLCEAAGYNNIFVETVGVGQSETAVHSMVDFFLLIQLAGTGDELQGIKRGIMEMADGIVINKADGSNIEKAKLAQAQFRNALHLFPPTPSGWTPQVLTYSGYYELGIAEVWDMIDKYIAFVKKNGYFDYKRQEQAKYWMFETINEQLRDHFYRNPQIERMLEEKQQKVLNNEQSSFMAAKDVLDYYFDKEK; encoded by the coding sequence ATGGATCACCCCGAAAATGACGCTCAATATGCAGGACTTGCAGTAAACAAAGGAATAGAACAACCGCCTATCGTGAATCCGTATTTGAAAAAGATGCGGACAGCGAAACGTCGATCCTTTACAGCCTCTGAATATGTCGAAGGTATCGTCAAAGGCGACACGAGCATACTCAGTCAGGCCGTAACTTTGGTGGAAAGCAATCTGTACGAGCACCAGACTCTCGCACAGGAAGTCATAGAAAAATGTCTGCCCCATGCCTGCGACTCGGTGCGGGTGGGTATTACCGGCGTACCGGGAGCCGGCAAGAGCACATCGATAGATACTTTCGGGTTGCATGTACTGAAACGGGGTGGGAAATTGGCTGTATTGGCGATCGACCCCAGTAGCGAACGCTCGAAAGGTAGCATATTGGGCGACAAAACCCGTATGGAAAAACTATCGGTACACCCCAACGCCTTTATCCGCCCTTCACCGTCGGCAGGCTCGTTAGGCGGTGTAGCCCGGAAAACTCGTGAAACGATCGTTCTCTGTGAGGCCGCCGGATACAACAACATCTTTGTAGAAACAGTCGGGGTCGGGCAATCGGAAACAGCCGTGCACTCGATGGTCGATTTCTTCCTGCTTATCCAATTAGCCGGTACAGGTGACGAACTGCAAGGAATCAAAAGAGGCATCATGGAAATGGCAGATGGTATCGTCATCAACAAAGCCGACGGAAGCAACATCGAAAAAGCCAAATTAGCCCAAGCCCAATTCCGTAACGCATTACATCTGTTCCCGCCTACGCCTTCGGGCTGGACTCCGCAAGTGCTCACCTACTCTGGATACTACGAGTTGGGAATCGCCGAGGTCTGGGACATGATAGACAAATACATCGCTTTTGTCAAGAAAAACGGATATTTCGATTACAAACGGCAGGAACAAGCCAAATACTGGATGTTCGAAACGATAAACGAACAACTTCGCGACCACTTCTATCGCAATCCTCAAATCGAAAGAATGTTGGAAGAGAAACAACAGAAAGTGTTGAACAACGAGCAAAGTTCGTTTATGGCGGCCAAAGATGTGTTAGACTATTATTTCGACAAAGAAAAATAA
- a CDS encoding FHA domain-containing protein, translating to MKQVICPKCGKTFSFDESRYDASCNISFICPACRKRFLMTLPEIDACHKNDIDTSLGFITVLENAFGYRQEFPLHAGDNIIGRASKGTEVDIPIETSDMSMDRRHCIINVKEKGNRPILTVRDNPSLTGTFLRHELLSDRERAVLHDGDVVTIGATTFIVHIPDEEDEEYFE from the coding sequence ATGAAACAGGTAATCTGTCCGAAATGCGGAAAAACGTTTTCTTTCGACGAGTCTCGTTACGACGCTTCCTGCAACATATCTTTCATTTGCCCGGCCTGTCGCAAACGATTCCTAATGACACTGCCCGAGATAGACGCATGCCACAAGAACGACATAGACACCTCTCTCGGTTTCATCACGGTATTGGAAAATGCGTTCGGATACCGACAAGAATTTCCTTTACACGCAGGCGATAATATAATAGGCCGTGCATCGAAAGGTACGGAAGTGGATATACCCATCGAAACGAGCGACATGAGCATGGATCGTCGCCACTGCATCATCAATGTGAAAGAAAAAGGCAATCGACCGATACTCACGGTCAGAGACAATCCCAGTCTCACCGGCACATTCCTCCGCCATGAATTGTTGAGCGATCGGGAACGCGCGGTATTACACGACGGCGATGTGGTGACGATAGGAGCGACGACTTTTATCGTTCA